The Pantoea vagans genome contains the following window.
AAATCAGAATGATCGACAGACCTTCTTTCGCCAGCTCATGGATAAGTTGATAAATGCTGGCTTTGGCACCGACGTCGACGCCCACGGTCGGGGAATCAAGGATCAGGATGCGCGGCTGCGTGAGCACCCATTTCGCCAGCACGATCTTTTGCTGGTTACCGCCAGACAGGGTAGAGATCGCCAGATTGGGATCGGCCACGCGCACGCCGAGCTGTTGAATCCATTGCAGGATCAGCTTGTTTTTGCGGTATTCGTCGATGATGTGGAAACGGTTTTGCAGCTTATCGAGGATCGGCAGCACCATGTTGTCGGCTACCGACTGCTGCTGGACCAAGCCCAGCGTTAAGCGGTCTTCGGAGACATACCCGATGCCCGCTTTGATGGCATCTTCATGACCACGGAAGCGCACCGGCTTGCTATCGAGCCAGATTTTGCCGCTGTCCGGTTTGGTCATGCCAAACAGTGAGAGAGCCAGTTCCGTGCGGCCAGAGCCAAGCAGGCCACACAGGCCCAGAACTTCGCCTTGATAGAGTTTGAAATTGACGTCGTGATACTGTCCGGCACGGGTCAGATTATCCACTTCAAGAATGGCACGGTCGGCATTGCGGGTTGGCGCTTTCAGCTGATAGTCGAGTTTCAGACCGGTCATCAGTTCGGTGAGATGGTGTGGCGTCATCTCTTTGGCTGGCCAGCAGCCCATTTTGCGCCCGTCACGGATCACCGTCACGCGGTCGGAAATTTCTAACACTTCATCCAGACGGTGACTAACAAACACCACACAGATGTTTTTGTCTTTCAGATAACGCACGGTGCGCAGCAACTGATTCACCTCGGTACGGGTGAGAGAAGCCGTTGGCTCATCCATGATCACCAGACGCGCATCGGCGACCAGTGCCCGGCATATCGCCACCTGCTGGCGGGCCGCAATCGACAGCGCCGAGACTTTCTCATCCAGATCGAGGTCAAACTTGAGTTCTTCAATAATGCGCGCAGCGGTCTCGCGCAGCTTCGCTTTGCGATGCCAGCCGAGCAGGCCATTGAGGTTGTGCTCAAAGGCGATGTTCTCGGCCACGCTGAGATTGGGGAACAGTGACAGGTCCTGGTAAATCACCTGGATGCCGAAGTCACGCGCCTGACGGGTGGTCAGACGCGGGAAGCTGGGACCCTCACCCAGTGTGATGCGGCTGCCACTGTCCGGGGCGTGTACCCCGGAAATGACTTTGATTAAGGTGCTCTTGCCACAGCCGTTGGTGCCAGCGAGACAGTGCACTTCGCCAGCCAACAGGCTTAGCGAGATATCGCTCAGTGCGCGGTTGCCACCAAATGTTTTCGACAGGTTGTCGAGCGCAATCAGCGTCTGTGGGATCACCTCTTTCATCATTACAGCCCCATTTTCACCAGTTTTGGCAGGTTTTCTTTGTCCAGGCTTTCGGTGTTGTTACCGAGGATGGTGTGTGTCGCCTCGTCAACTTTCACTTTGCCCAGCCCCTCGATGGTCATGCCATCGGTGATTGGCTCTTTCTTCTGCATCATGTCGGCGATACGGATAAACACTTCACCGGCGGTTTCTGGGTTCCAGATGTAGCCACCTTTAATCGCACCACGCTGCACCAGCGAAGCACCCTGACCTGGGCTAAAGGCACCAATCACGCACACCTGATCGATTTTGTTGCGGTTCATCACCGCGCGACCGGCACCAATCGGGCCTTGAGAACCAAACGCCATGATGCCTTTCAGATCCGGGTACTTGGACATCAGCTCATTGGTGGTACGAATCGAGTCATCCAGCGATTCACCCACGCCGAATTTGTCGGTCACCATTTGCATTTTTGGGTAGTGTTCTTTCTGGTAATTCAGTGCGGCATCAGTCCACTGTTGATGCAATGGCACGGTCAGGCTGCCAACGTACATGGCGTATTTGCCTTCCTCATGCATACATTTCGCCAGGGCCTTCATATGGTTGATGCCGTGGGTCGGCGCATCCACCAGTTCGAAGTCCCAGTTAGCCCCTTTCTGATCGGGTGATTCGTGGGTAATCACCTGAATTCCGGCTTCACGTGCGCGTTTCAGCACCGGCTCCAGCACTTTCGGGTCATTCGGCACCACGCCGATGATGTCGACTTTCTGCGCGATCAAATCCTCAATAGCTCGCACCTGTAACGCCGGGTCCGCAGCCGTTGGGCCCACCATCCATGCATCAATGCCGCGTTTCGCCGCTTCACTTTTGATGCCCGCTTCCATGGCATTAAACCAGGGAATACCGCCAATTTTCACCACGATGCCCATGCGCAATTTATCGGCCGCGTGCGCGCCAGTGGCGGCAAACAGGGCAAGTAGAGAACAGGCGATAAGATGTTTTTTCATAAAGACTCCGAATTAATTTTTTATTAGCTGCATTGAATTGGTGCGCTGTGAGCAATCAATAATATTGACGCCGTTCCAGGCTAATTCTTGTTCCAGCTCTTTGTCTTTTATTTGGTCAGTGATGAGGAAGTCCACATCGCGATAATGACAAATACGCGCGAATGAGGGCCGCAGAAATTTACTGGCGTCCAGCAACAGATGTTTTCTTTCTGCTGCTAATAGCATTTGCTGTTTTAAATGTGCGTTGTTTTCGTTACCTTCACGTAAATAACCGTCATTGCCTAAACTGCTACAGGAAAAAAAGATCTTATTGATCTGGAATTCCCGTAAAGGCTGCTCAGCGACTACGCCGTGGAAATCTTCATAACGGTCAGAGTACTCTCCCCCTAAGCAGATGGTGCGGATACTGCCGCGTGCGGCAAGGGTCTGCACGATTCTGATAGAGTTGGTTAACACCGTTAATTCAATATCCGGTAGCTGTCGCGCTAAATACCAGCAAGTGGTGCTACTGTCGAGTAATATACAATCGCCGGGGCTGATGAAATCGAGTGCACGTTTGGCTATCGCCATTTTTGCATCTACATGTTCATTCATTCTCTGGCGGAAAGATAATTCATACTCGTTAACACCTCTCGTATTCCCCTGAATGTTAGCGGCTTGTCGTTTTGCTGGTACTGCACCGCCGTGGCTACGTTGCAACAGCCCACGTTTCTCCAGCTGAGTTAAATCACGACGAATGGTTTCCTGAGAAACCTGACATAACGTGACTAATTCAGCGACAATAACCCGACCATTTAAATTAAGTTCGTCAATAATTCGCTGCTGTCTTTCAATCGGCAACATAACTGCCCTCCGATGGTGATAAATTACTGGATACCGCAGCCGGAAAATGTGGACTGCGCACGGGTCCGCAGAGCCCAAATTGCCTGGCGGTGTTTGAGTGATATGAGTCAGGTTTTTATGTAAATCAGATCTGTTTATTTCATATTTAATGAGATCTGATTCACATAAATACGCGTATTAGCGCTAAATGAAGGGATCGGTAGCCAACAACTATAATCGCGGTAAAACACCTTAACATGACCGGATGTGACCGTTTGTGTGTATTTGACCGATTTGTGATCCCAACATAATTATGTTGTTTACCGAAGCGGTGCGATTCATCACGCGGTTTTTAACGTTGTGCTGATGACAAATGCGCAATGCATTGCGCCGCTACCTCTCTTTAGCTCCTCAATTGGCGGACATCACCCGCACTGTCCGCAATAGTCCGACGAATCCGATTGAGCAGAATTCGGTCGAAAAGGATGATGAAGGTGTTACGTCATCCAGCCTTAGATCGCCTCAGGCGACGGCTTTTTCAGCAGTTAACCTTACTTTTCAGGCCAGCTCACAGTTTGGGCCTGCTGACAGCGTTGCCGTTGCGCTATGATTTTCTTTCCAGGAATTTGGGGACCGGTTTTTTTAATGTCGTATTGGATGAAGTCGCTGCTTTTGTTGCCTTTTATGTTTGTCGCGTGCGTTCAGGCTGAGCCACTGCAAAAGTCATTTTCTGACTGGCAGCTCACCTGCAACAACGCGGCTTTTTGCGTGGCGCGCAGCTTTCCCGGTGACAACGGATTAGTGATGACCGTCTCACGTCATGCTGGCGTTAACGATCGCCCGCTCCTGCGTATTGATTACGGCAGCGGATACAGTGGCGAACTGCCCGGCGGTACGCTGAAAGATAACCTGCTGCTGGATCAGCGTCGCTTGACGCCAGACCTTAAACACTGGTCAGTTGAACCGCACCATCTGGCCACCAGTAATGCCGTTGCCATTGACGAGTTTCTGGCACAAACGCTGGATGCCAACAATCTGCAGCTGACCTATCAAGCCAAAGCCACTATTCCTTTAAGCGGCATGAAAGCGGCACTGCTGTTGATGGATGAAGTGCAGGGCAGGGTGAACGGTGGCAGTGCCTGGGTGAAGCGGGGAGATCGGGCGCAGTGGGATGTACCGCCGCCGCCACAGCTGCCGCAGCTACCCACGCCTTTACCGCAACCCGCACCACTGACCCAAGAGGAAACCGCCGGGTTAATTGACTATGGCACCTGGCGCGTCAATACCGATAACTGCTCGCTTGATCCGCTGCGGCGAGAAGTGACGGTGGCACCGCTCACCGACACCAAAGCGTTGATCTTAGTCAGCTGCGAAACCGGCGCTTACAACGTGATTGATCTGGCGTTTGAAGTGACGCGCAGACAGCCCTATGTGGCGCGCGGATTGATGCTGAACTTGCCCTTTACGCCGCCATCACGCAGCGATAATCAGTTGGAGTTGGTTAACGCAGAGTTCGATGCCAGCAGTGGTCTGCTGTACACCTTCAGTAAAGGGCGTGGTTTGGGAGATTGCGGCGTAGCGACCCGTTGGCAGTTCGATGGCAACGAATTTGTGCTGGCCGAGTATGCCGAAGAGAAAATCTGCGATGCCTGGCATAGCAGTGAGGACTGGCCAACGTTATGGGTTAGCCAGTCGCAGAATGCGGTTCAGTCGCGTTAATCAGGCGGCTGGAAAACATGACCGTAGCGGCGCGATTCATCGCGCTTCCCCCAAGCGTTGATGCTGCTCAAAGACGCGCAATAAATTGCGCCGCTACGGTTGAGTGCCTCATATAGGGTCGTGAATGATTAACGAATCGCTTGCACCGTCATCGGTGAGCCGTTCTGGTTACCAACCAACTCGGCTAGCAGGTTATTCACGCCATCACTCATCGGAGTAAAGCGTGACAGCGGTGAACGTGTCACCACGACAAACACCCCAACATTGTTCTGCGGCACCATCGCCATATAGGTAATGAAGCCTCCGCCGCCGCCGGTTTTCTCGATGATGCCAGGACGGCCCTCTTTTGGCCCCATATAAACCCAGCCCATGCCTAAGGCATCGGCGCGTCCTGGCACATCCATCCCTTCGACTTTGGTCAGTTGGTCGCGACGATAGATCAGCGTTTGCAAACGATCAATCTGTGGCGTGCGATGATTGACTGCCGAGTTCAGGAACTGCTGCATCCAACGGCCCATGTCATCAGGTGTCGAGTAAACGCCACCGCTGCCCACGGCCGCCAGCGTATTGTTGCACGGGCTGGCCCCTTTTTCTGGGATCATCAGACGTTGGCATTGATCCGGTGACGGAGTAAAGGTGGTGTCTTTCATGCCCAGTGGGCGCGTCACCAACTGCTGCAACAGCGCTGGGTAGGGCATCCCGCCGGCTTTCGACAAGGCATCGCCCAGCAGATCAAAACCCAGGTTAGAGTAAGACGCTTGGGTGCCTGGCGTCGCCTTCAACTCGGCACCACGCAGCCATTGCCAACGGTCGGCTTTGGTTGGCCAGACAAATACCGGACGATGCGGTTTGCCACCTGGCTGTTCGCGCGGCAGGCTGCCGGTGTGGGTGGCAAGGTTGATCAGGCGAATCGGCTGGCCGTTATAACTTGGGACACGTGCGCCAGGAGGCGCATATTTACTCAGCGGATCGTCAAGACGGATCTGACCGCGCTCGGCCATCTTCACCATCACTTCGCTGGTCATCAACTTACTCAATGAAGCAATGCGAATCACTGAATCAAGCTGGGGGCGGACATTATTGCCGGGGCTGGTATCACCAAAGCTGGCGAACACGCGCTGATTGCCATCAATCGCCACCAACGCCATACCAGTTGCACCGCTGCCATAGAAAATGTGCTCGGCATAACGATCAACGATCTGAGAGGCCAGCAGCGGATCGGCGGCGGTCTGCGCCATGCTTTTTAATGGAAGCACTGAAACCATTAAGGCCAGTAAAAAGGGAGTACGTTTTTTCAACGGGAAAGCGTCCGCAACAGGAATCGGAGGAAAGCCTATAGTAATCAGTTTGCGCGGTGCGGGAAGGGGGAAAGTGGGATTTTTTTCTGTATCAGGCTGTGATCAAAAAACGGCCCATACGTTGGTAAACGCAGGGCCGAATCGATTAGTGCGGCTTGAGTAATGCTTCGGTGTGGCTCACGATATTTTCCACGGTAAAGCCAAACTCCGCGAACAGCTTACCGGCGGGTGCGGACTCCCCGAAGGTGGTCATCCCGACAATCGCGCCATCCAGACCGACATATTTGAACCAGTAATCGGCGATGCCCGCTTCAACGGCCACGCGCGCTTTCACGCTCGAAGGTAGCACGGATTCACGGTAGGCCACGTCCTGCTTATCAAACATATCCGTGCTTGGCAGCGAAACCACGCGGATTTTATGGCCGTTAGCGCCCAGTTTATCCGCTGCACCCAAGGCGATTTCAATTTCGGAACCGGTGGCAATAATGATGGCTTCCGGCGTGCCGTCACAATCCTGCAGCACATAACCCCCTTTGGCGATATCAGCCACCTGGGTCTTGCTCCGCTCAGGTTGCAGCAGATTCTGCCGTGACAGAATCAGCGCTGTCGGGCCATGGTGACGCTCGACGGCCGCTTTCCATGCCACGGCGGTTTCTACCTGATCACAAGGACGCCAGACACTCATATTCGGCGTGACACGCAGGCTGGCGAGTTGCTCAACTGGCTGGTGTGTTGGGCCATCTTCACCCAAACCGATCGAGTCATGGGTATAGACAAGCACCTGGCGCGCCTTCATCAATGCGGCCATGCGCACTGCGTTACGCGCGTACTCAACAAACATCAGGAAGGTGGCGGTATAAGGAATAAAGCCGCCGTGTACGGCAATCCCGTTGCCAATGGCGGTCATACCAAATTCACGCACGCCGTAGTGAATGTAGTTACCGGCAATGTCCTCTTTGATCGATTTCGAGCCTGACCAGATAGTGAGGTTACTCGGCGCGAGGTCAGCGGAGCCGCCCATCAGTTCAGGCAGCAGTTTGCCATAAACTTCCAGGGTGTTTTGCGAGGCTTTGCGGCTGGCAATTTTTTGCGGATTCGCCTGTAGCTGCTCAACAAAAGCCTGAGTTTCATCTGCCCACTTCGCGGGCATACCGCCGTCGAGGCGGCGGCTGAACTCTTTAGCGAGATCGGGGTGTGCAGCCTGATAGGCAGCGAATTTTTCATCCCAGGCTTTTTCTCGCTGATTGCCAGCTTCTTTCGCATCCCATTGCTGGTAGATCTCTTTCGGAATTTCAAACGGGGGATAATGCCAACCCAGTTTCTGGCGCGTTAACGCCACTTCCTGCTCGCCCAGCGCCGCGCCGTGCGACTCTTCTTTACCGGCTTTGTTCGGCGAGCCAAATCCGATGATGGTGCGGCAGATAATCAGAGACGGTTTGTCCGTGACACTCTGCGCCTCTTTAATGGCTGCGGCGATGGCCTCTGGGTCGTGTCCGTCAATCCCTTCGGCACTGCCGACTACGTGCCAGTTGTAGGCTTCAAAGCGCTTGTGGGTGTCATCGGTGAACCAGCCTTCGGTTTCACCATCAATCGAGATGCCGTTGTGATCATAGAAGCCAATCAGTTTGCCGAGGCCAAGGGTGCCCGCCAGTGAACTGACTTCGTGCGAGATGCCCTCCATCAGGCATCCATCGCCCATAAACACATAGGTGTAGTGATCGACAATGTCGTGACCAGGGCGGTTAAATTGTGCCGCCAGCGTGCGTTCGGCAATCGCCATGCCCACCGCATTGGCGAGGCCCTGACCGAGCGGTCCGGTGGTGGTTTCAATGCCTGGCGTATAGCCCAGCTCTGGGTGACCCGGTGTTTTCGAATGCAACTGGCGGAAGTTTTTCAGCTCTTCCATTGGCAGGTCATAACCGGTGAGGTGCAGCAAACTGTATTGCAACATCGAACCGTGGCCGTTGGAGAGAATGAAGCGGTCGCGGTCAGCCCACGCCGGGTTATTAGGGTTGTGTTTCAGGACATCGCGCCATAACACTTCAGCGATATCCGCCATCCCCATCGGCATGCCAGGGTGACCTGAATTTGCTTTTTGTACCGCATCCATACTCAAAGCACGAATCGCGTTAGCCAACTCTCTGCGTGAAGACATAGGGTACTCCGTTTTGATTGGGCAATTGAGGACGAGCAGACGCTCGTCCGGCATGAGAAGTTTTGTTGCTTACAGACGTGAAGCCAGCACATCCTCCAGCTTCTGCTGGTCAATGGCGAACTGGCGGATACCGTCAGACAGTTTTTCTACCGCCATCGGATCCTGATTATGCTCCCAGCGGAACTCTGCTTCGGAGAGCGGTGCCGGTTGGTGGAAGCCTTCGGTTGAGGGTTCCAGCTTGCGCTCCAGCGGTGCATCGCTGTTCGCCAGCTCTTCTAAAAGATTCGGCGAGATAGTCAGGCGGTCACAGCCAGCCAGTGCCTGGATCTGTTCGACTTTACGGAAGCTGGCGCCCATGATCACTGTGCTGTAACGATGCTTTTTGTAGTAATCGTAGATACGGCGTACCGATTTCACGCCGGGATCTTCATCCACCACATAAGGGTCGAGAGGTTTACGGCTGTTGTACCAGTCGTAGATACGGCCAACGAACGGAGAAATCAGGAACACGCCTGCTTCGGCACAGGCCCGCGCCTGAGCGAAAGAGAACAGCAGCGTCAGGTTGCACTGAATGCCATTTTTCTCCAGCTCTTCAGCGGCTTTGATCCCTTCCCAGGTGGATGCCAGTTTAATCAGGATGCGAGAGCGGTCGATGCCATTCTCTTCATACATCCGTACCAGTTTTTCAGCTTTGGTGACACACATGCCACGATCGAAGGAGAGGCGCGCATCCACTTCGGTAGAGACACGGCCCGGTACGCTTTTCAGAATTTCCATACCGAGGTTAATCGCCACTTTGTCGCTGGCGTTGATGATTTGTGTCTCTTTGCTGCCACCCTGTTTTTTTGCATAGTCGATGGCGTCATCAATCAGATGTTTATAAGCGTCGAGGCCGGCAGCTTTCAGAATCAATGAAGGGTTGGTGGTGGCGTCTTCCGGATGGTATTGGCGAATGGATTCGATATCGCCACTGTCTGCCACCACGGTGGTGAACTGTTTCAATGCATCTAGCTGGTTCATTGCTTAACTCCTTGATTAGCAAA
Protein-coding sequences here:
- a CDS encoding sugar ABC transporter ATP-binding protein gives rise to the protein MKEVIPQTLIALDNLSKTFGGNRALSDISLSLLAGEVHCLAGTNGCGKSTLIKVISGVHAPDSGSRITLGEGPSFPRLTTRQARDFGIQVIYQDLSLFPNLSVAENIAFEHNLNGLLGWHRKAKLRETAARIIEELKFDLDLDEKVSALSIAARQQVAICRALVADARLVIMDEPTASLTRTEVNQLLRTVRYLKDKNICVVFVSHRLDEVLEISDRVTVIRDGRKMGCWPAKEMTPHHLTELMTGLKLDYQLKAPTRNADRAILEVDNLTRAGQYHDVNFKLYQGEVLGLCGLLGSGRTELALSLFGMTKPDSGKIWLDSKPVRFRGHEDAIKAGIGYVSEDRLTLGLVQQQSVADNMVLPILDKLQNRFHIIDEYRKNKLILQWIQQLGVRVADPNLAISTLSGGNQQKIVLAKWVLTQPRILILDSPTVGVDVGAKASIYQLIHELAKEGLSIILISDEVPEVWYNCDRILHFRDGTIHAEYQPDTVEQQQLAEVINA
- a CDS encoding substrate-binding domain-containing protein, whose protein sequence is MKKHLIACSLLALFAATGAHAADKLRMGIVVKIGGIPWFNAMEAGIKSEAAKRGIDAWMVGPTAADPALQVRAIEDLIAQKVDIIGVVPNDPKVLEPVLKRAREAGIQVITHESPDQKGANWDFELVDAPTHGINHMKALAKCMHEEGKYAMYVGSLTVPLHQQWTDAALNYQKEHYPKMQMVTDKFGVGESLDDSIRTTNELMSKYPDLKGIMAFGSQGPIGAGRAVMNRNKIDQVCVIGAFSPGQGASLVQRGAIKGGYIWNPETAGEVFIRIADMMQKKEPITDGMTIEGLGKVKVDEATHTILGNNTESLDKENLPKLVKMGL
- a CDS encoding DeoR/GlpR family DNA-binding transcription regulator, yielding MLPIERQQRIIDELNLNGRVIVAELVTLCQVSQETIRRDLTQLEKRGLLQRSHGGAVPAKRQAANIQGNTRGVNEYELSFRQRMNEHVDAKMAIAKRALDFISPGDCILLDSSTTCWYLARQLPDIELTVLTNSIRIVQTLAARGSIRTICLGGEYSDRYEDFHGVVAEQPLREFQINKIFFSCSSLGNDGYLREGNENNAHLKQQMLLAAERKHLLLDASKFLRPSFARICHYRDVDFLITDQIKDKELEQELAWNGVNIIDCSQRTNSMQLIKN
- a CDS encoding DUF1176 domain-containing protein, coding for MSYWMKSLLLLPFMFVACVQAEPLQKSFSDWQLTCNNAAFCVARSFPGDNGLVMTVSRHAGVNDRPLLRIDYGSGYSGELPGGTLKDNLLLDQRRLTPDLKHWSVEPHHLATSNAVAIDEFLAQTLDANNLQLTYQAKATIPLSGMKAALLLMDEVQGRVNGGSAWVKRGDRAQWDVPPPPQLPQLPTPLPQPAPLTQEETAGLIDYGTWRVNTDNCSLDPLRREVTVAPLTDTKALILVSCETGAYNVIDLAFEVTRRQPYVARGLMLNLPFTPPSRSDNQLELVNAEFDASSGLLYTFSKGRGLGDCGVATRWQFDGNEFVLAEYAEEKICDAWHSSEDWPTLWVSQSQNAVQSR
- the ampH gene encoding D-alanyl-D-alanine-carboxypeptidase/endopeptidase AmpH encodes the protein MKKRTPFLLALMVSVLPLKSMAQTAADPLLASQIVDRYAEHIFYGSGATGMALVAIDGNQRVFASFGDTSPGNNVRPQLDSVIRIASLSKLMTSEVMVKMAERGQIRLDDPLSKYAPPGARVPSYNGQPIRLINLATHTGSLPREQPGGKPHRPVFVWPTKADRWQWLRGAELKATPGTQASYSNLGFDLLGDALSKAGGMPYPALLQQLVTRPLGMKDTTFTPSPDQCQRLMIPEKGASPCNNTLAAVGSGGVYSTPDDMGRWMQQFLNSAVNHRTPQIDRLQTLIYRRDQLTKVEGMDVPGRADALGMGWVYMGPKEGRPGIIEKTGGGGGFITYMAMVPQNNVGVFVVVTRSPLSRFTPMSDGVNNLLAELVGNQNGSPMTVQAIR
- the tkt gene encoding transketolase gives rise to the protein MSSRRELANAIRALSMDAVQKANSGHPGMPMGMADIAEVLWRDVLKHNPNNPAWADRDRFILSNGHGSMLQYSLLHLTGYDLPMEELKNFRQLHSKTPGHPELGYTPGIETTTGPLGQGLANAVGMAIAERTLAAQFNRPGHDIVDHYTYVFMGDGCLMEGISHEVSSLAGTLGLGKLIGFYDHNGISIDGETEGWFTDDTHKRFEAYNWHVVGSAEGIDGHDPEAIAAAIKEAQSVTDKPSLIICRTIIGFGSPNKAGKEESHGAALGEQEVALTRQKLGWHYPPFEIPKEIYQQWDAKEAGNQREKAWDEKFAAYQAAHPDLAKEFSRRLDGGMPAKWADETQAFVEQLQANPQKIASRKASQNTLEVYGKLLPELMGGSADLAPSNLTIWSGSKSIKEDIAGNYIHYGVREFGMTAIGNGIAVHGGFIPYTATFLMFVEYARNAVRMAALMKARQVLVYTHDSIGLGEDGPTHQPVEQLASLRVTPNMSVWRPCDQVETAVAWKAAVERHHGPTALILSRQNLLQPERSKTQVADIAKGGYVLQDCDGTPEAIIIATGSEIEIALGAADKLGANGHKIRVVSLPSTDMFDKQDVAYRESVLPSSVKARVAVEAGIADYWFKYVGLDGAIVGMTTFGESAPAGKLFAEFGFTVENIVSHTEALLKPH
- the tal gene encoding transaldolase, yielding MNQLDALKQFTTVVADSGDIESIRQYHPEDATTNPSLILKAAGLDAYKHLIDDAIDYAKKQGGSKETQIINASDKVAINLGMEILKSVPGRVSTEVDARLSFDRGMCVTKAEKLVRMYEENGIDRSRILIKLASTWEGIKAAEELEKNGIQCNLTLLFSFAQARACAEAGVFLISPFVGRIYDWYNSRKPLDPYVVDEDPGVKSVRRIYDYYKKHRYSTVIMGASFRKVEQIQALAGCDRLTISPNLLEELANSDAPLERKLEPSTEGFHQPAPLSEAEFRWEHNQDPMAVEKLSDGIRQFAIDQQKLEDVLASRL